In Acipenser ruthenus chromosome 6, fAciRut3.2 maternal haplotype, whole genome shotgun sequence, the following proteins share a genomic window:
- the LOC117410572 gene encoding glycoprotein endo-alpha-1,2-mannosidase-like: MARFQRKTCITLIGFILFIFGIMVVLKTLRPEGAGFESPFGLGLFPELQRAESGDNPPNHQKGIADSKPAVDQLKKGSTKSTMTLAAKLEEFPVPNYNLHVFYYSWYGSPQFDGKYIHWDHPILPHWDPKVASNFPKGKHSPPDDVGSNFYPGLGAYSSRDPTVIEAHMQQLRTAAIGVLALSWYPPGMKEDNGEPTDGLVPAIMDIAHKYQVKVTFHIEPYKGRDDLSMYNSVKYIVDKYGDHPAFYRYKTSNGKHLPLFYVYDSYLTSPEMWTRLLKESGHHSIRNTAYDGIFIGLLVEEKQKNEILTAGFDGLYTYFATNGFSFGSSHRNWKSIKGFCDSNNLMFIPSVGPGYIDTSIRPWNLHNTRNRINGKYYETALSAALEVRTDIVSITSFNEWHEGTQIEKAIPKIAGQTTYQDYLPHKADIYLEITRKWAEKFQKEREKWLV; encoded by the exons ATGGCACGATTTCAAAGAAAAACATGCATCACTCTGATTGGTTTCATCTTGTTTATATTTGGGATCATGGTGGTTTTGAAGACACTTAGGCCCGAAGGTGCAGGGTTTGAGAGCCCCTTTGGACTAGGACTTTTTCCAGAGCTGCAAAGGGCAGAAAGTGGTGACAATCCACCAAACCATCAAAAAGGTATTGCAGATAGCAAGCCTGCTGTGGATCAACTAAAAAAAGGCAGCACAAAGAGCACCATGACCTTGGCAGCCAAACTGGAAGAATTCCCTGTACCTAATTACAACTTGCATGTATTTTACTACAGTTGGTATGGTAGTCCACAGTTTGATGGTAAGTATATTCATTGGGACCACCCAATCTTGCCCCACTGGGACCCCAAAGTTGCAAGCAATTTCCCTAAAGGAAAGCACAGCCCACCAGACGATGTTGGGTCCAATTTCTATCCAGGATTGGGTGCCTACAGTTCCAGAGACCCCACCGTCATTGAGGCACACATGCAGCAACTCCGAACAGCAGCCATTG GTGTGTTGGCCCTGTCCTGGTACCCACCTGGCATGAAAGAAGACAATGGCGAGCCCACAGATGGCCTGGTACCAGCTATAATGGATATTGCACATAAATATCAAGTGAAG gtcaccttccacattgaGCCATACAAAGGTCGGGATGATCTCAGCATGTATAACAGCGTTAAGTATATTGTAGACAA GTATGGGGACCACCCTGCTTTCTATAGGTACAAAACCAGCAATGGGAAACACCTCCCTCTCTTCTATGTCTATGATTCCTACCTAACCAGTCCAGAAATGTGGACTCGTCTCTTAAAGGAATCTGGACATCACAGCATCAGGAACACTGCATATGATGGTATTTTCATTGGTCTTCTGGTAGAGGAGAAGCAGAAGAATGAAATATTAACAGCAGGATTTGATGGACTGTACACATACTTTGCCACAAATGGCTTTTCCTTTGGCTCATCTCATCGCAACTGGAAATCCATCAAAGGCTTTTGCGACAGCAACAACTTGATGTTTATACCCAGCGTGGGGCCAGGCTACATTGATACCAGCATCCGACCCTGGAACCTCCACAACACCAGAAACCGCATCAACGGTAAATACTACGAGACTGCACTAAGTGCTGCTTTGGAGGTACGGACAGATATCGTTTCTATAACTTCTTTTAATGAGTGGCATGAGGGAACTCAGATTGAGAAGGCTATCCCCAAGATAGCTGGCCAGACAACATATCAGGACTACCTTCCTCACAAGGCAGACATCTACCTAGAGATCACCCGCAAATGGGCAGAAAAATTCCAAAAGGAGAGAGAAAAATGGCTTGTGTAA